The Triticum dicoccoides isolate Atlit2015 ecotype Zavitan chromosome 6A, WEW_v2.0, whole genome shotgun sequence genome has a window encoding:
- the LOC119315388 gene encoding uncharacterized protein LOC119315388 — MLSSSLMLTCGHAPLPAFRKPRRLTLDRTAAVTQTNASLSTFLPGRGGAAAAPRRGWAQICRDSSRPGADAAEQDRESKNDLATATVPKIGGGGGGGGQLSDWITSVLLFGIWAGLMYYVLQLAPNQTPYRDTYFLEKLLNLKADDGFRMNGVLVSLWYIMGIWPLVYSMLLLPTGRSSKSKIPVWPFLVLSCIGGAYALIPYFVLWKPPPPAIDEDEIGQWPLKFLESKLTAGVIFAVGLGLIIFAGKAGGDDWREFFQYFRESKFIHVTCIDFTLLSTFSPFWVYNDMTSRRWKNGWVLPLAVVPLLGPSLYLLLRPSLSSLLGATSSSSDNEKPLK; from the exons ATGCTCTCCTCCTCCCTCATGCTGACCTGCGGCCACGCTCCCCTCCCGGCGTTCCGCAAACCGCGGCGCCTCACCCTCGATAGAACCGCCGCCGTCACCCAAACCAACGCCTCTCTCTCCACCTTCCTGCCCGGGCGGGGAGGAGCAGCAGCCGCGCCGCGCCGGGGCTGGGCCCAGATCTGCCGGGATTCCTCCCGGCCGGGCGCCGATGCCGCGGAGCAGGACAGAGAGAGCAAGAACGACTTAGCGACGGCGACCGTCCCCAAgattggcggtggcggcggcggcggcgggcagctcAGCGACTGGATAACATCGGTGCTGCTGTTCGGGATATGGGCGGGGCTCATGTACTACGTCCTCCAGCTCGCACCAAACCAAACGCCA TACAGGGACACATATTTCTTGGAGAAGCTTTTAAATCTTAAAGCCGATGATGGCTTTCGAATGAACGGAGTTCTTGTGTCTCTGTGGTACATAATGGGAATCTGGCCACTGGTGTACAGCATGTTGCTTCTTCCTACTGGAAGAAG TTCAAAAAGCAAGATTCCAGTCTGGCCATTCCTGGTGCTTTCATGCATTGGAGGAGCATATGCGTTGATTCCTTACTTTGTTCTGTGGAAACCTCCTCCACCTGCCATTGATGAAGATGAAATTGGACAATGGCCATTAAAATTTCTCGAATCTAAACTAACTGCAGGA GTAATTTTTGCCGTGGGCCTTGGACTGATTATATTTGCAGGCAAAGCTGGCGGTGATGATTGGCGGGAATTTTTTCAATACTTTAGAGAGAGCAAGTTT ATCCATGTCACGTGTATTGATTTTACTTTGCTCTCGACCTTCTCGCCATTTTGGGTCTACAATGATATGACATCAAGACGATG GAAAAATGGTTGGGTTCTGCCACTGGCAGTTGTGCCTTTGCTTGGACCCTCCTTGTATCTTTTGCTGCGTCCATCTCTGTCGTCTCTGCTAGGGGCAACCTCTTCATCATCTGACAATGAGAAGCCTCTGAAATAA